Proteins encoded by one window of Swingsia samuiensis:
- the trpE gene encoding anthranilate synthase component I, with protein sequence MSIAYTVEAADLLTPVSAYLRLSKIADGPYKILLESVEGGAARGRYSVIALLPDLIWKSCNGQATLDGVHLDGKPLDTLEKIINDSQMDLPPHLPPMIGGVFGVLGYDMVRQMENLPNAPENDLDLPEGIMIRPKLFAVFDSVRDELTLAVPVRGETTHEQAQALLKQAKEALQAPLAEEKERLPPGTQLSPPISNITKEQFEKNILVAQEYIASGDAFQIVPSQRFSTEFPLSALSLYRSLRRINPAPFLFLMELDEYSLVGSSPEILVRLREGEITVRPLAGTRPRGDNKQHDLELEAELLADKKELSEHLMLIDLGRNDVGRASKLGTVNVPEQFVVERYSHVMHISSTVTGQVEDGKTAMDALVAAFPAGTLTGAPKIRAMEIIDELEPTRRGPYAGCVGYFAADGEMDTCIGLRMAVLKNGQMYVQAGCGVVADSNPESEFKETQDKAKALFKAAEVAIYQAAKASQNEL encoded by the coding sequence ATGTCAATCGCTTATACAGTAGAAGCAGCAGACTTATTAACACCTGTCTCTGCATATTTACGTCTGTCTAAAATTGCCGACGGTCCATACAAAATTCTTTTGGAAAGTGTGGAAGGAGGGGCAGCACGCGGCCGATATTCTGTTATTGCGTTACTTCCTGACTTGATATGGAAAAGCTGTAACGGGCAAGCAACTTTGGATGGTGTTCATCTCGACGGAAAACCTCTGGATACGTTAGAAAAAATTATTAATGACAGCCAGATGGATCTTCCTCCTCACTTGCCGCCTATGATTGGAGGGGTTTTTGGGGTTTTAGGATATGACATGGTGCGGCAAATGGAGAATTTGCCTAATGCTCCAGAAAATGACTTGGATCTTCCCGAAGGAATTATGATCCGTCCCAAGTTGTTTGCTGTTTTTGATTCAGTTCGAGATGAGTTAACTCTCGCTGTTCCTGTGCGGGGAGAAACAACTCACGAGCAAGCACAAGCGCTACTCAAACAAGCAAAAGAAGCCTTGCAAGCGCCATTAGCGGAAGAAAAAGAAAGGCTTCCTCCAGGAACCCAGCTCTCTCCACCCATTTCTAATATTACTAAAGAGCAGTTTGAAAAAAATATTCTCGTTGCACAGGAATATATCGCATCAGGAGATGCTTTTCAGATTGTACCAAGCCAACGGTTTTCAACAGAATTTCCTCTCTCAGCGCTCTCGCTTTACAGAAGTTTACGTAGAATAAACCCGGCTCCCTTTTTGTTTTTAATGGAGCTGGATGAATATTCTCTTGTTGGTTCATCTCCAGAAATTCTGGTGCGTCTAAGGGAGGGTGAAATCACTGTTCGGCCATTGGCTGGAACCCGTCCTCGAGGTGATAATAAACAGCACGACCTAGAGCTGGAAGCAGAGTTACTCGCAGATAAGAAAGAATTATCTGAACATCTAATGTTGATTGATCTGGGACGTAATGATGTTGGCCGTGCATCCAAGCTTGGAACCGTAAATGTTCCAGAGCAGTTTGTGGTCGAACGCTATAGTCATGTCATGCATATATCTTCCACAGTGACAGGGCAGGTGGAAGATGGAAAAACCGCTATGGATGCTCTTGTTGCCGCATTTCCTGCGGGAACATTAACGGGTGCTCCTAAAATTCGCGCGATGGAAATTATAGATGAATTAGAGCCAACGCGCAGAGGCCCTTACGCAGGATGTGTAGGTTATTTTGCCGCCGATGGAGAGATGGACACGTGCATTGGTCTGCGCATGGCTGTTTTGAAAAATGGACAGATGTATGTTCAGGCCGGATGTGGTGTAGTGGCTGATAGTAACCCAGAATCAGAGTTTAAAGAGACACAAGATAAAGCAAAGGCTCTTTTTAAAGCCGCAGAAGTAGCCATATACCAAGCAGCAAAAGCGTCTCAGAATGAGCTATAG